A genomic stretch from Phycisphaerae bacterium includes:
- a CDS encoding mandelate racemase/muconate lactonizing enzyme family protein, translated as MSTRATDARCVAATLYLLPVQTRVPLKFGPETLTHVTCARVCLKVKDGRGHIAEGWGETPLSVQWVWPSRLSYEHRHETLKRFCVRLTEAWAQSYYSGHPILIGHAFMERRLPELLGQVNRERGPDVEPMPWLAALVCCSAFDLALHDAFGRCVQRPIYRTYTRDFMSKDLAAFLSPAKGSAVNFEGRYPCDYLAAEAPDRIFAWHLVGGLDPLDESELTGAEPKDGYPVLLPDWIHRDGLRFLKVKLRGNDAGWDYERLVRVGRLAVEHGVESLSADFNCTVTDPAYVSEILDRLKAEHRRILDMILYVEQPFPYDLEAHQIDVHSVSARKPLFMDESAHDWRLVKLGRELGWTGVALKTCKTQTGAVLSACWAKAHGMALMVQDLTNPMLAQIPHVLLAGHVGTIAGVETNAMQFYPDASRPEEAVHPGLYRRRQGQLSLSSVRGTGFGYRLDEIRRELPSPVALATIE; from the coding sequence ATGAGCACGAGGGCGACCGATGCCCGATGCGTCGCCGCGACGCTGTACCTCCTCCCGGTTCAGACCCGCGTACCGCTGAAGTTTGGACCGGAGACGCTCACGCATGTCACTTGCGCCCGCGTCTGCCTGAAGGTGAAGGATGGCCGCGGCCACATCGCCGAGGGCTGGGGTGAGACGCCACTGAGTGTGCAGTGGGTCTGGCCCAGTCGCCTCTCTTACGAACACCGCCACGAGACGCTCAAGCGTTTCTGCGTCCGGCTGACCGAGGCGTGGGCTCAATCCTACTACTCCGGCCACCCCATCCTCATCGGGCATGCCTTCATGGAACGTAGGCTGCCCGAGCTGCTTGGGCAAGTAAACCGAGAGCGCGGGCCGGACGTCGAGCCGATGCCCTGGCTGGCGGCCCTGGTGTGCTGCTCCGCATTCGACCTTGCCTTGCACGACGCTTTCGGTCGGTGCGTTCAACGGCCGATCTACCGCACCTACACCCGGGATTTCATGAGCAAGGACCTGGCCGCTTTCCTCTCCCCGGCCAAAGGCTCGGCGGTCAACTTCGAAGGCCGCTATCCGTGCGACTACCTGGCGGCCGAGGCCCCCGATAGAATCTTTGCCTGGCATCTGGTCGGCGGACTCGATCCGCTCGATGAGTCCGAGTTGACCGGCGCCGAACCGAAGGACGGCTACCCCGTTCTCCTGCCCGACTGGATCCATCGCGATGGTCTCAGGTTCTTGAAGGTTAAACTCCGCGGCAATGACGCGGGGTGGGACTATGAACGCCTGGTGCGCGTCGGCCGGCTTGCAGTCGAGCACGGTGTCGAATCCCTGAGCGCAGACTTCAACTGTACGGTGACCGACCCGGCCTACGTGAGCGAGATTCTCGACCGACTCAAGGCCGAGCACCGCCGGATCTTGGACATGATCCTGTATGTCGAGCAACCATTCCCGTACGACCTCGAAGCTCACCAGATCGACGTTCACAGCGTCTCGGCCCGCAAGCCGCTGTTTATGGACGAGAGCGCCCACGACTGGCGACTGGTCAAGCTGGGCCGCGAGCTCGGCTGGACCGGCGTGGCCCTCAAGACATGCAAGACGCAGACCGGGGCCGTCCTCAGCGCCTGCTGGGCGAAGGCCCATGGCATGGCCCTCATGGTGCAGGACCTGACCAACCCCATGCTGGCCCAGATCCCTCACGTCCTTCTGGCCGGGCACGTGGGTACGATCGCGGGCGTCGAAACCAACGCCATGCAGTTCTACCCGGATGCGTCCCGGCCGGAAGAAGCGGTCCACCCGGGGCTGTATCGCCGTCGCCAGGGGCAGCTGTCGCTGAGTTCGGTTCGAGGCACGGGCTTTGGCTACCGGCTGGATGAGATCCGGCGCGAGCTTCCGTCCCCGGTGGCCCTGGCCACAATCGAATAG